A genomic window from Lycium barbarum isolate Lr01 chromosome 4, ASM1917538v2, whole genome shotgun sequence includes:
- the LOC132636611 gene encoding uncharacterized protein LOC132636611: MATSLTMAARRAATNFTQATSLIQRRGLAGSAEHHGPPKVNCWKEPMNPGQWKEEHFVIVSLSGWGLLFYGGYKLFTGGKKNKEENLVPASQ; the protein is encoded by the exons ATGGCTACATCGCTGACAATGGCGGCTCGTCGAGCTGCAACCAACTTCACTCAAGCCACTTCTCTTATTCAGCGCCGTGGCCTTGCCGGCTCAGCTG AGCATCACGGGCCTCCTAAGGTCAATTGCTGGAAGGAGCCGATGAATCCTGGCCAATGGAAGGAAGAACAT TTTGTGATTGTATCTTTGTCCGGTTGGGGCTTGCTTTTCTATGGTGGATACAAGTTGTTCACTGGAGGCAAGAAGAACAAAGAAGAG
- the LOC132636612 gene encoding protein LAZ1-like isoform X1 has product MQRIISITWDYLNHITHNYLSSYSTPIWATIVAGLFVILTLTLSMYLLFEHLSVYKNPEEQKFLIGVILMVPCYAIESFVSLVNPAITVEIGILRDCYESFAMYCFGRYLVACLGGEKRTIAFMKREGRAGSKMPLLEHGSEKGIVKHHFPMNYIFKPWKLGQWVYQVIKFGIVQYMIIKAFTATLAVILEAFDVYCEGDFKWNCGYPYMAVVLNFSQSWALYCLVQFYTITKDELSHIKPLYKFLTFKSIVFLTWWQGLAIALLSTLGLFKSPIAQALQFKSSIQDFIICIEMGIASVVHLYVFPAKPYELMGECFTGDVAVLGDYVSADLPVDPDEVRDSERRPKSRLPQPDIDDRGGTTIRESVKDIFVGGGEYIVNDLKFTVTQAVEPVEKGIQKLHKISQNIKKHEKGRKNKDDSGVATSPPARRVIRGIDDPLLNGSVSDSGTSRRKKHRKKSEYTSAESGGESSSDQNFGAIQVRGQRWVTKD; this is encoded by the exons ATGCAGAGGATAATATCAATTACATGGGATTATTTGAATCATATAACACACAATTATCTTAGCAGTTATTCAACACCAATATGGGCAACTATAGTAGCTGGATTATTCGTAATCCTTACTCTTACACTTTCTATGTATCTCCTCTTCGAACACCTTTCTGTTTACAAAAATCCCGAG GAACAAAAGTTTTTGATTGGAGTGATATTGATGGTGCCTTGTTATGCTATTGAATCA TTTGTGTCATTGGTAAATCCAGCGATTACTGTTGAAATCGGGATACTACGTGATTGCTATGAATCCTTTGCCATGTACTGCTTTGGGAGGTATCTTGTTGCGTGCTTAG gtgGAGAAAAGAGGACCATAGCATTTATGAAAAGGGAAGGACGTGCAGGTTCAAAGATGCCACTACTAGAGCATGGCTCGGAAAAGGGGATTGTTAAGCATCATTTTCCGATGAATTATATTTTCAAGCCATGGAAACTTGGTCAGTGGGTTTACCAAGTTATCAAGTTTGGAATTGTCCAATAT ATGATAATCAAAGCATTTACTGCTACTTTAGCAGTGATTCTTGAAGCTTTTGATGTATATTGTGAAGGAGACTTCAAATGGAATTGTGG GTATCCATATATGGCTGTGGTTTTAAATTTCAGTCAGTCATGGGCATTGTATTGCTTAGTTCAATTTTATACTATTACAAAGGATGAGTTATCTCACATCAAGCCGCTGTACAAGTTTCTAACTTTCAAGTCAATTGTTTTCTTAACTTGGTGGCAAGGCCTGGCAATAGCCCTGCTTTCTACACTTGGTTTATTTAAAAGTCCAATAGCTCAAGCTTTGCAGTTTAAGTCCAGCATTCAAGATTTCATCATATGCATTGAG ATGGGCATTGCCTCTGTGGTTCACCTCTATGTCTTCCCTGCCAAGCCATACGAGTTGATGGGAGAGTGTTTTACTGGAGATGTTGCAGTTCTTGGAGATTATGTATCTGCTGACTTGCCAGTAGATCCTGACGAGGTTAGAGATAGTGAACGTCGTCCCAAATCACGTCTTCCTCAACCAGACATTGATGATAGGGGCGGAACAACCATTCGAGAAAGTGTTAAAGATATCTTTGTTGGAGGTGGTGAATAT ATAGTAAATGACTTGAAATTCACAGTAACCCAAGCAGTAGAACCTGTCGAGAAAGGAAttcaaaaattacataaaatctCTCAGAACATAAAGAAACACGAGAAAGGGAGAAAAAACAAGGACGATAGTGGTGTTGCCACATCACCTCCAGCGCGAAGAGTCATACGTGGGATAGATGATCCCCTTTTGAATGGAAGCGTAAGTGATAGTGGAACTTCTAGAAGGAAGAAGCACCGTAAAAAATCTGAATATACCAGTGCAGAAAGTGGTGGAGAGAGTAGCAGTGATCAGAACTTTGGTGCTATTCAAGTTCGTGGTCAAAGGTGGGTTACCAAGGATTAG
- the LOC132636610 gene encoding syntaxin-124-like, producing MNDLFSNSFKKYQDLKKQVQLDDLEGGQVGQSGNESIDLAKFFEDVENVKEDMNNVEKLYKKLQESNEESKLVHNAKTVKEIRSRMDSDVSQVLKRVKMIKGKLEALERSNAAHRKIPGCGPGSSADRTRTSVVSGLGKKLKVLMDDFQALRARMNDEYKETVARRYFTVTGEKANDELIENLISSGESESFLHKAIQEQGRGQIMDTISEIQERHDAVKEIEKNLIELHQIFLDMAALVEAQGQQLNDIESHVAHASSFVRRGTEQLTEAREIQKSSRKCTCIAIFLIILLVILLTFPLWWPLLASKIL from the exons ATGAATGACTTATTCTCTAATTCGTTTAAAAAATACCAGGACCTAAAAAAACAGGTCCAATTGGATGATTTGGAGGGTGGTCAAGTTGGCCAGTCAGGAAATGAAAGCATTGATCTTGCTAAATTTTTTGAAGATGTAGAGAATGTGAAAGAGGACATGAACAATGTAGAAAAGCTCTACAAAAAATTACAAGAATCAAATGAAGAGAGCAAACTTGTGCACAATGCGAAGACTGTTAAAGAAATAAGGTCTAGGATGGACTCGGACGTGTCACAAGTCTTAAAACGTGTCAAGATGATCAAAGGAAAATTGGAAGCCCTCGAACGATCCAATGCAGCTCATAGGAAAATCCCAGGTTGTGGCCCCGGATCTTCTGCAGATCGAACGAGGACTTCTGTAGTTAGCGGGTTAGGGAAGAAATTAAAAGTCCTCATGGATGATTTCCAGGCATTGAGGGCAAGAATGAATGATGAATATAAGGAGACGGTTGCAAGAAGATACTTTACTGTGACAGGAGAGAAGGCTAACGATGAATTGATCGAGAATTTGATATCGAGTGGGGAGAGTGAATCTTTCCTCCATAAGGCAATCCAAGAACAAG GTAGGGGCCAGATTATGGACACTATATCAGAAATACAAGAAAGACATGATGCAGTGAAGGAAATTGAGAAGAATTTGATTGAGCTACACCAAATATTTCTAGACATGGCTGCATTGGTGGAAGCACAAGGTCAACAATTGAATGATATTGAAAGTCATGTGGCACATGCAAGTTCCTTTGTTAGGAGAGGCACAGAGCAATTAACAGAGGCTAGGGAGATTCAAAAAAGCTCAAGAAAGTGTACTTGCATTGCCATTTTCCTTATCATTTTGCTGGTCATTCTCCTTACTTTCCCTCTATGGTGGCCATTACTTGCTAGCAAAATATTataa
- the LOC132636612 gene encoding protein LAZ1-like isoform X2, producing the protein MQRIISITWDYLNHITHNYLSSYSTPIWATIVAGLFVILTLTLSMYLLFEHLSVYKNPEEQKFLIGVILMVPCYAIESFVSLVNPAITVEIGILRDCYESFAMYCFGRYLVACLGGEKRTIAFMKREGRAGSKMPLLEHGSEKGIVKHHFPMNYIFKPWKLGQWVYQVIKFGIVQYMIIKAFTATLAVILEAFDVYCEGDFKWNCGYPYMAVVLNFSQSWALYCLVQFYTITKDELSHIKPLYKFLTFKSIVFLTWWQGLAIALLSTLGLFKSPIAQALQFKSSIQDFIICIEYRWALPLWFTSMSSLPSHTS; encoded by the exons ATGCAGAGGATAATATCAATTACATGGGATTATTTGAATCATATAACACACAATTATCTTAGCAGTTATTCAACACCAATATGGGCAACTATAGTAGCTGGATTATTCGTAATCCTTACTCTTACACTTTCTATGTATCTCCTCTTCGAACACCTTTCTGTTTACAAAAATCCCGAG GAACAAAAGTTTTTGATTGGAGTGATATTGATGGTGCCTTGTTATGCTATTGAATCA TTTGTGTCATTGGTAAATCCAGCGATTACTGTTGAAATCGGGATACTACGTGATTGCTATGAATCCTTTGCCATGTACTGCTTTGGGAGGTATCTTGTTGCGTGCTTAG gtgGAGAAAAGAGGACCATAGCATTTATGAAAAGGGAAGGACGTGCAGGTTCAAAGATGCCACTACTAGAGCATGGCTCGGAAAAGGGGATTGTTAAGCATCATTTTCCGATGAATTATATTTTCAAGCCATGGAAACTTGGTCAGTGGGTTTACCAAGTTATCAAGTTTGGAATTGTCCAATAT ATGATAATCAAAGCATTTACTGCTACTTTAGCAGTGATTCTTGAAGCTTTTGATGTATATTGTGAAGGAGACTTCAAATGGAATTGTGG GTATCCATATATGGCTGTGGTTTTAAATTTCAGTCAGTCATGGGCATTGTATTGCTTAGTTCAATTTTATACTATTACAAAGGATGAGTTATCTCACATCAAGCCGCTGTACAAGTTTCTAACTTTCAAGTCAATTGTTTTCTTAACTTGGTGGCAAGGCCTGGCAATAGCCCTGCTTTCTACACTTGGTTTATTTAAAAGTCCAATAGCTCAAGCTTTGCAGTTTAAGTCCAGCATTCAAGATTTCATCATATGCATTGAG TACAGATGGGCATTGCCTCTGTGGTTCACCTCTATGTCTTCCCTGCCAAGCCATACGAGTTGA